The DNA window CATCGTCGGCGCCGCCGTAAAGCTGGCGACACAAAGGGGAGAACTCCGGGCCGCCCCGGCCTTCGAGCATGCGGACGACCATTTCATACTCGCGGCACATCCGCCGCATGATCACCCCCAGCGGGTTGTAGGGGCCCAGCTTCCGCTGGATCTCCACTTCTAAATCCAGCAGTTCGCGCCGTTTGGCGGAAGAGTCAAACCCCAAGGGACGGGCCGCGTAGTAATTGCGATCAACGGCCGGCAGCTTCTTCTCCTGGTTACTGAAGAACTCTTCCCGGATGGTGTTGTCCCATTTAATGGCGTCAAGAATGCGTATCGGACGCTGCGCCTCGACGATGCGGTCCGACAGGCTGCGAATGGTTTGAAGGTAATCATCGGTCATGAAATTTACCAGGGAAACACCCGCCCCACCGCCTGAGATGGGCCTGAAAGAAACAGTAACTCTCCGTTCGAGGTGCGCGATCGACAACCGGATCCCCGTCCGCCAGACCGCACCAACAACCACAGACTTTTTCTAATTTAGAGCTTAGTCGCCGCTTCCGGGCAGGGGGCCCCCAAAGTTCTTTAGAATTTCCCCGTCAGATGGGCCCCATTCCGCCAGCATTGCTACCGGCTTTCTGGTATGGGATACTTCACCATCCTATCTATCTTTCCCCCAGGCAGAGGATCCGATGACTGGCTCTGACACCCGCGTGGCCGTTTATACGGGTTCGTTTGATCCGATTACGCTTGGCCATTTGAATGTGATCCAGCGGGCATGCCGACTGGTCGACACGCTGATTGTCGGCATTGGGGAAAACACGGACAAGACTTCGCTGTTCACCCCGGCCGAGCGACTGGAACTGGTTGCCCACGCGACCGAGCAATGCGGCAATGTCGAAGTGCATACGTTTTCTGGGCTGGCGGTGCGGTTCGTGCGGGATTGCGGAGCCAGGGTGATGGTGCGGGGCGTTCGCCCTTTAACCGACATCGCCGGCGAGTTCACCATGATGATGGCGAACCGGCACCTGGATGCAGATATCGAAACGGTGTTCCTGATGGCGGATGAAGAGTTCGCCCATGTTTCCAGCTCGCTGATCAAGCAGATCGCTCCCCTGGCGAACGACGAAATGCTCAGCCGCTTCGTCCCCCGCGAGATCGTCTCGGCCTTGCGGAAAAAGCTGGGCGCGAAGGACGGCTGACGGTGAAGCGAGGCGAATCGCAAGGTCAAACCAAAATCAGCCGCAGGGCGTTAGTCCATGGTTTCCTCAGAAGGCGCGTTCCGCAACCCGGCCAGGCGGCGAAATACGCCAGGGAATGGTCGCTATCCATTACGGTTGAGCGTCTGATGAATGCCCGCAAACCGGGGCCTGACGGTGAATGCCGGGGAACCGGGGGCTATCGCCCGGCGGCTGATGGTATCGGGCCGTGCTGCCCGCGAAACGTCCGGTTCGGGAGTGGCGCAGATTGAGATCGGCGCACGCTTATGGTATTCTGAATTGCCCCCAGCCCTTGGTTTGGGCGGCCTTCCTCCCGTTAGCTTTTTCTGTCTCCCTCCCGCCTTACCCCCGCCCGCTTCAATGAAACGTTTTCCATACGTTCTGTTCGCGGCTGCCGTTTGCGGCCTGGCTTGCTCGTCAGTTTTCGGCGGCGAGGTGGATTTCAACCGCGACGTTCGGCCGATCCTGTCGAACAAATGCTACACATGCCATGGCCCTGATCCCGACGCCCGGGAAGCTGGACTGCGGCTGGACCTGCCGGCCGGCGCCCTGGCCGAGTTGGACTCCGGCGCGCATGCGATTGTGCCGGGAGAGCCTGACCAGAGCGAGCTGATTCGCCGCATTGCCTCGACCGACGCCGGCGAGCGGATGCCGCCCGATGCGACTGGCAAGCCGCTGTCGCCGAAAGAAATCGCCGTGCTGACCGCCTGGGTCCAGGGCGGCGCTGCGTATGAAACGCACTGGGCCTATCGTCCCGTCCAGCGGCGAGAACCGCCGGAGATCTCCGCCTCGACCCCGCTGCCCCCTGGCGCCGATCGGGCCGCGCTCCAGGCCTGGCCGAGGAACGCGATCGATGCCTTCCTGCTGCGCAAAATGCTCGCCGAAGGGCTGACCCCACAACCGGAAGCAGATCGCTACACGCTAATTCGCAGGGCTTCGCTCGACCTGACCGGTCTCCCGCCGACGATCGCCGATGTCGATCGCTTTCTCGCGGACAACGACCCGGAAGCGTACGAGAAAATGATCGATCGGCTCCTCGCCCAGGACGCCTATGGCGAACACTTTGCCCGCTTGTGGCTTGATCTGGCGCGGTACGCCGATTCGTGCGGCTATGCCGACGATCCGCCCCGCACCATCTGGGCCTATCGTGACTGGGTCGTCAAAGCATTCAACGCGAACCAGCCGTTTGACCAGTTCACCCTCGACCAGCTGGCCGGCGACCTGCTGCCGAACCCGACCGACGAACAACTGATCGCGACCGCCTTCCATCGGAACACCCTCACCAATAACGAAGGCGGCACCAACGACGAAGAGTTCCGCAACGTCGCCGTGGTTGACCGCGTCAACACGACCCTGGCCGTCTGGATGGGCACCACCATCGCCTGCGCCCAGTGTCATACGCACAAGTTTGATCCGATCACGCAAGAGGATTACTTCCGCGTTTTCGCCATTTTTAACAACAGCGAAGACGCCGACCGCCGGGACGAAAGCCCCCTGCTGCAGATCTGGACGCCCGAGCAGATTGCCCAGAAAGCAGCCTGGACCCAGGAAATCGCCGACCTGGAAAAACTCCTGGCGACCCCAACGCCCGAACTGGCCGCGGCCCAGCAAAAATGGGCCGAGCAGTTCCAGCAACAGCCGTCCTGGACGCTGCTTCCGCCCCAAGCAATCGCCGTGGAATCCGGCGCCGCCGGTCAGATCCAGGACGACAGCCTTGTGCTCGTGCCGACCGGCAGCAGCAAAAACCGTTACACGATCACCATTCCGCTGACCGGAACCGAAGATCGCCCGCTCCATGCCTTGCGACTGGAAACCGTGCCGCAGGAATCGCTCCCCGGCCAGGGAGCGGGCCACGCCAATGGCGCCTTTGTGGTGACCGGCGTACAGGCAACCGTCACGCCGCCGGGCGACGAAGGACGCCGCGGCCGGTTCGTCCGCGTCGAGAACCTGGGCGACGGCCAGATCTTGTCCCTCGCCGAAGTCCAGGTGCAGAGCGAAGGCAAAAACATCGCGATGGGCGGCAAGGCGACGCAGAGCAGCACCGCGTATGACGGCCCGCCCGAGCTGGCGATCGACGGCGACACCAACGGCGACTTTGACAAGATGTCGACCACGCACACCGGCACGGAGAAAAACCCCTGGTGGGAAGTCGACCTGCAGGCGACCGCCCCGGTCGATGCGATCGTCGTCTGGAACCGGACCGACAACAACCTGCAGAATCGGCTGAGCAACTTCCGTGTCGTGCTGTTGGACGAACTCCGCGAAGTCGTCTGGGAAAAAACAATCGCCGAGGCGCCGGAGTTGAATGTGGAGCTTCCCCTGTCGTCCGCACAGACGATCGACTTCTCGAACGCGTTCGCCGATTTCAGCCAGTCCGGTTTCGACGCCGCGACCATCCTGCAGAAGGACGGCGCCGGCTGGGCCGTGGGACCGCAGTTCAAAGCACCGCATGCGCTGACACTGGTCGCCCGCAAGCCGATTCCGGCTACCGAAGGCGCCGTGCTGAAGGTGGTGATCGAACAGCAGGCGAAGCAGGAAGGGCACACGCTAGGGGCGTTTCGTCTGCAAATGTCGCACGATCCGGCAGCGGCCCGCTTTGCCGCCTTGCCGGCGAACATCGTCGCTCTGCTGCGGCAGCCATCAGGCGAACGTGACGCCCGCGGGCAGGAAACGCTGGCGACTTATTATCGCTCGATCGCTCCCCTGCTGGCAAAAGAACGGAAGCAGCTGGCCTCCGTACAAAAACAGCTGGCCGCCGCCAAACCGACGACAACCGTCCCCATCATGCGGGACCTGGCTGCCGAGCGTCAACGCACCACGCACCTGCAGCATCGCGGGAACTATCTCGACCAGGGCCCCGAAGTTTCGCCCGGCCTGCCGGAAGCTTTGTTCCCCGCCCCGCAAGGCGAACCGTTCAACCGCCTGACGCTGGCCCGCTGGCTGATCGACGAGAAAAACCCTCTGACCGCGCGCGTGCTGGCGAACCGTTACTGGGAAGCGTTATTTGGCCAGGGACTCACGCCGACCAGCGAGGAGTTCGGCTCCCAGGGCGAGCCCCCGTCGCACCCGGAACTGCTCGACTTCCTGGCGAGTGAAATGATCCGCCTGAACTGGGACCGGAAGGCCTTCGTCAAAATGCTGGCGACCTCGGCCGCTTACCGGCAAGCCTCGACCGTGGAGCCTGGCGCCTTTGAACAGGACCCCGACAATGCGTTCGTCGCCCGCGGGCCCCGGTTCCGCCTGTCGGCCGAAATGATCCGCGACCAGGCGCTGGCGGCCAGCGGCCTGCTCAGTCATAAAATGTACGGCCCGCCGGTCCAACCGCCGCAGCCTAAAAGCGGCTTGTCGGCGGCCTTTGGTCCCAGCGTCGACTGGAAAACGAGCGAAGGGGAAGACAGCCGCCGCCGGGCCCTGTACACCCTGTGGCGCCGCTCCAATCCGTACCCTTCTATGTCGACCTTCGACGCCCCCAACCGCGAAGTGTGCACCATCCGCCGGGACCGCACCAACACGCCCCTGCAGGCGCTCGTCACGCTGAACGACCCCGTTTACGTCGAGGCCGCCCAGGCCCTGGCCCGCCGAATCGCCAGCCATGGCGACACCGCGGCCGAAAGGGCGACTTACGGCGTACGGCTGTGCCTGGCCCGTCCGCCCCACGACCAGGAACTGAAAGAACTGCTGAACCTTTACGAACAGGCGAAAGCCAGTTTCGCCGAGGATCCGGCCAGTGCGAAAACGTTCGCCAGCGAACCTCTCGGCCCGCTGCCCGCCGAGGCCGACGCCGTCGACCTGGCCGCCTGGACGGTCGTCAGCAACGTGCTACTGAACCTGGATGAAATGTTCCTCAAGCGGTAGCGTCCGTCCCGCCGCACCTGAGTGGACCGCGAAAAGAATAACTGCCAGATATTGATTCGTCGTTTCGAGTAAGAACAGACGCCGGAAAGTCGACTTTCACTCCGTGAAAGTACGGGTTCTTTTGCGGAGCAAAAGACGACTGACCGACGGTTTCCCTCAGTTAAACTTTTCACGTTTCTTGCGGAACTCGCCGGCAACTTGAATTCCTTGCGACCCCTGTTTTGGAGTCTGATCGCCATGCTGTCTCTCGCGCAACTGCAGCAATCCAGCCGCCGCCACTTTCTGA is part of the Lignipirellula cremea genome and encodes:
- a CDS encoding DUF1553 domain-containing protein — protein: MKRFPYVLFAAAVCGLACSSVFGGEVDFNRDVRPILSNKCYTCHGPDPDAREAGLRLDLPAGALAELDSGAHAIVPGEPDQSELIRRIASTDAGERMPPDATGKPLSPKEIAVLTAWVQGGAAYETHWAYRPVQRREPPEISASTPLPPGADRAALQAWPRNAIDAFLLRKMLAEGLTPQPEADRYTLIRRASLDLTGLPPTIADVDRFLADNDPEAYEKMIDRLLAQDAYGEHFARLWLDLARYADSCGYADDPPRTIWAYRDWVVKAFNANQPFDQFTLDQLAGDLLPNPTDEQLIATAFHRNTLTNNEGGTNDEEFRNVAVVDRVNTTLAVWMGTTIACAQCHTHKFDPITQEDYFRVFAIFNNSEDADRRDESPLLQIWTPEQIAQKAAWTQEIADLEKLLATPTPELAAAQQKWAEQFQQQPSWTLLPPQAIAVESGAAGQIQDDSLVLVPTGSSKNRYTITIPLTGTEDRPLHALRLETVPQESLPGQGAGHANGAFVVTGVQATVTPPGDEGRRGRFVRVENLGDGQILSLAEVQVQSEGKNIAMGGKATQSSTAYDGPPELAIDGDTNGDFDKMSTTHTGTEKNPWWEVDLQATAPVDAIVVWNRTDNNLQNRLSNFRVVLLDELREVVWEKTIAEAPELNVELPLSSAQTIDFSNAFADFSQSGFDAATILQKDGAGWAVGPQFKAPHALTLVARKPIPATEGAVLKVVIEQQAKQEGHTLGAFRLQMSHDPAAARFAALPANIVALLRQPSGERDARGQETLATYYRSIAPLLAKERKQLASVQKQLAAAKPTTTVPIMRDLAAERQRTTHLQHRGNYLDQGPEVSPGLPEALFPAPQGEPFNRLTLARWLIDEKNPLTARVLANRYWEALFGQGLTPTSEEFGSQGEPPSHPELLDFLASEMIRLNWDRKAFVKMLATSAAYRQASTVEPGAFEQDPDNAFVARGPRFRLSAEMIRDQALAASGLLSHKMYGPPVQPPQPKSGLSAAFGPSVDWKTSEGEDSRRRALYTLWRRSNPYPSMSTFDAPNREVCTIRRDRTNTPLQALVTLNDPVYVEAAQALARRIASHGDTAAERATYGVRLCLARPPHDQELKELLNLYEQAKASFAEDPASAKTFASEPLGPLPAEADAVDLAAWTVVSNVLLNLDEMFLKR
- the coaD gene encoding pantetheine-phosphate adenylyltransferase produces the protein MTGSDTRVAVYTGSFDPITLGHLNVIQRACRLVDTLIVGIGENTDKTSLFTPAERLELVAHATEQCGNVEVHTFSGLAVRFVRDCGARVMVRGVRPLTDIAGEFTMMMANRHLDADIETVFLMADEEFAHVSSSLIKQIAPLANDEMLSRFVPREIVSALRKKLGAKDG